One window from the genome of Paraneptunicella aestuarii encodes:
- a CDS encoding cupin-like domain-containing protein, with amino-acid sequence MLKDNKNCRKIRVLQGHIDAQEFHHQHLALNLPLLVKGYANQWRATQCWGTEYFRQKMGQSQVVTKEFKPGGEIVMGKMPLNEYMDSVDDFEYRTANGDSRRIRPAYWHDVPIFELFPELIADAEPFQADLLPRFYQRDWHRYVQFFMSSAESVTKLHFDTLRTHNVFFQIKGTKEWVLYPPEDMYRCGRNSWRWFDIDPDNPDVDSYPEYALAQPIRVRVEPGDMLYIPPGTLHHVKSLDTCISFNIDFHTPESVMDSFRYIRKGMPKKVVYYNLVSALGVIAGLPSRWVFPFYKSYLNFVS; translated from the coding sequence ATGCTCAAGGATAATAAAAACTGTCGAAAGATTCGGGTGCTTCAGGGGCATATTGATGCGCAAGAATTCCATCATCAACACTTGGCGCTGAATCTTCCCTTGTTGGTGAAAGGTTACGCCAATCAATGGCGAGCCACTCAGTGTTGGGGAACGGAATATTTCAGGCAGAAGATGGGGCAGTCTCAAGTTGTCACCAAGGAGTTTAAACCTGGTGGTGAAATCGTCATGGGAAAAATGCCACTCAATGAGTACATGGATAGTGTGGATGATTTTGAATACCGAACCGCTAATGGTGACTCGCGCCGAATCCGTCCGGCCTATTGGCATGATGTGCCAATATTCGAGCTTTTTCCTGAGCTTATCGCTGACGCCGAGCCTTTTCAGGCAGACTTGCTGCCCCGGTTCTATCAGCGTGACTGGCATCGTTATGTGCAGTTTTTTATGAGTTCTGCCGAGAGCGTGACCAAGCTGCATTTCGATACGTTGCGTACACATAACGTGTTCTTCCAGATCAAAGGCACTAAAGAATGGGTGCTCTATCCGCCGGAAGATATGTATCGCTGTGGTCGTAATAGTTGGCGTTGGTTTGATATCGACCCCGATAACCCTGACGTTGATTCTTACCCTGAATATGCATTAGCGCAGCCGATACGTGTTCGCGTTGAGCCCGGCGATATGCTCTATATTCCCCCGGGAACTCTGCATCATGTAAAAAGCCTGGATACCTGCATTTCCTTCAATATTGATTTTCACACGCCTGAGAGTGTGATGGACAGCTTTCGTTATATCCGCAAAGGGATGCCGAAAAAGGTGGTGTATTACAACCTGGTTTCTGCCTTGGGAGTGATCGCGGGACTGCCTTCGCGATGGGTATTTCCTTTTTATAAGTCGTATCTGAATTTTGTTAGTTAG
- the ectB gene encoding diaminobutyrate--2-oxoglutarate transaminase: MIFEQYESNVQSYARSFPAVFSKAQGAILTDEEGREYIDFLAGAGSLNYGHNHPEIKHHLVEYLQNDNICHSLDLHTVAKREFLDTFARLILQPRGLNYKFQFTGPTGTNAVEAAMKLARKVTGRTNIVSFTNGFHGVTLGSLAAAGNSFYRNSAGVSTNNITFMPYDGYLGEDVDTIEVLQKSLRDSSSGLDLPAAVIVETVQGEGGVNVASDFWLQRLAQVCKQYQILLIVDDIQSGCGRTGRFFSFEQAGIEPDIIVLSKSLSGYGLPMSLVLFKPELDAWKPGEHNGTFRGNNPAFVTATAALNLFWQDEQFSQSLKHKANILEQSLSELANELSQYLNESRLQQVALEPVLSKPVIFRRRGRGLMQALCCPNGDIADAISEAAFQQGLIIETCGAGGNILKLLMPLTIEENVMLKGLAILRQAGLHVLGTEGMAKDIPERDLDTDSTSCDREIA, encoded by the coding sequence ATGATTTTTGAACAATATGAATCCAATGTACAAAGCTATGCCAGAAGTTTTCCCGCCGTATTTTCCAAGGCGCAAGGCGCTATTTTAACGGACGAGGAAGGTAGGGAATATATTGATTTTCTGGCTGGGGCGGGCTCGCTCAACTATGGACACAACCACCCGGAAATAAAGCACCATCTGGTTGAGTATCTGCAGAACGATAATATTTGCCACAGTCTGGATTTGCACACAGTGGCAAAGCGTGAATTTCTGGATACCTTTGCCCGTTTGATTTTGCAACCTCGGGGGTTGAACTACAAGTTTCAGTTTACCGGGCCTACCGGTACCAATGCTGTGGAAGCAGCAATGAAACTGGCGCGTAAGGTAACTGGGCGAACTAACATCGTTTCGTTTACCAATGGCTTTCATGGTGTCACGTTAGGCTCGTTGGCAGCCGCAGGGAATAGTTTCTATCGTAATTCTGCCGGAGTTTCGACAAACAACATCACGTTTATGCCTTACGATGGTTATTTGGGGGAGGATGTCGATACCATTGAGGTGTTGCAAAAGTCCCTACGCGATAGCAGTAGTGGTTTGGATTTACCGGCTGCGGTGATTGTTGAAACGGTACAGGGTGAGGGCGGCGTTAATGTCGCCAGCGACTTTTGGCTCCAGCGTTTGGCGCAAGTATGTAAGCAATATCAGATTTTGTTGATCGTGGATGATATTCAATCTGGTTGTGGCCGCACCGGGCGTTTTTTCAGCTTTGAACAAGCCGGGATCGAACCGGATATCATTGTGTTATCCAAATCCCTCAGTGGCTATGGTTTACCGATGTCACTGGTGTTATTCAAACCAGAATTAGATGCCTGGAAACCCGGTGAGCACAACGGCACGTTTCGAGGCAATAACCCTGCTTTTGTTACAGCAACAGCAGCATTGAATCTGTTTTGGCAAGACGAACAATTTAGTCAAAGCCTTAAGCATAAAGCTAATATTTTAGAGCAGAGCTTATCTGAATTAGCGAACGAGCTGAGTCAATATCTGAATGAATCCCGACTGCAACAAGTGGCGTTGGAGCCGGTTTTATCAAAACCTGTGATTTTTAGACGACGAGGTCGGGGGTTAATGCAAGCGTTATGTTGTCCAAATGGTGACATTGCTGATGCCATTTCGGAAGCGGCATTTCAGCAAGGGCTTATCATTGAAACCTGTGGCGCAGGGGGCAACATTTTGAAGCTGTTAATGCCACTGACCATTGAAGAAAACGTGATGCTTAAAGGTTTGGCGATATTGCGGCAGGCTGGTTTGCATGTTTTGGGTACTGAGGGTATGGCAAAAGACATTCCGGAAAGAGATTTGGATACAGATAGTACATCTTGTGACAGGGAAATTGCTTGA
- the nhaA gene encoding Na+/H+ antiporter NhaA — MNTIRHFFQLESASGILLMVATAIALIVANSPLSDYYNMLISTSAGAHIGDFSLSKPLLLWINDGLMAAFFFLVGLELKRELMEGQLTNPSNVVLPIVGAVGGMAVPALIYLFFTADNPNFAAGWAIPAATDIAFALGILALLGKAVPSSLKLFLVTLAIIDDIGAILIIALFYTSEIATTPLIIVAICISLLTLMNRLHISDVPAYIMVGGVLWLALLKSGVHATLAGVVLAFFIPMRDKDDPEHSPVKHLEHSLHPSVAFLILPIFALANAGLDLGNISINSLMHPVTLGIALGLFVGKQLGVFGLCYLTIKTGLAKLPKDMNLLHLYGISILCGVGFTMSLFIGSLAFEETGNNMLVDERLGILIASLLSSVVGFLVLKFALKDSEPEPTKNQFKGALKRQPPEKLLPNNN, encoded by the coding sequence ATGAATACGATACGTCATTTTTTTCAACTGGAATCCGCTAGCGGCATTCTGTTAATGGTTGCTACAGCCATAGCGCTAATCGTTGCCAATAGTCCCCTTTCGGACTATTACAATATGTTGATTTCAACTTCCGCCGGTGCTCACATCGGGGATTTTTCTCTGAGCAAACCACTATTACTGTGGATCAATGATGGTCTTATGGCCGCCTTTTTCTTCCTTGTGGGTTTAGAGCTGAAAAGAGAACTCATGGAAGGCCAACTTACCAATCCATCCAACGTCGTCCTTCCCATTGTTGGCGCAGTTGGAGGCATGGCGGTACCGGCATTAATTTATTTGTTTTTTACCGCAGACAACCCGAATTTTGCTGCTGGCTGGGCGATCCCCGCTGCAACTGATATCGCTTTTGCTCTGGGCATTTTAGCCTTACTGGGTAAAGCGGTACCTTCTTCCTTGAAACTGTTTTTAGTCACTTTGGCGATCATTGATGACATTGGCGCAATTTTGATTATTGCCCTGTTCTACACCAGTGAAATTGCCACAACGCCATTGATCATCGTTGCAATATGTATTTCGCTGCTAACATTAATGAATCGCTTACATATTAGCGATGTACCTGCGTACATCATGGTAGGCGGTGTATTGTGGCTTGCTTTGCTAAAGTCAGGCGTACATGCAACCTTGGCGGGCGTGGTATTAGCCTTCTTTATCCCAATGCGTGACAAGGACGACCCTGAACATTCACCGGTTAAACACCTTGAGCACAGCCTGCATCCATCAGTGGCCTTTTTAATATTGCCTATCTTTGCTTTGGCAAACGCTGGGCTGGATTTAGGCAACATCAGCATTAACTCGCTCATGCACCCTGTTACTCTGGGCATTGCTCTAGGTTTGTTTGTGGGTAAACAGTTGGGCGTATTTGGTCTGTGTTATCTGACCATTAAAACCGGTCTGGCGAAACTGCCCAAAGATATGAATTTACTGCACTTGTATGGAATATCTATCTTGTGCGGTGTGGGCTTTACCATGAGTTTATTCATTGGTTCGCTCGCCTTTGAGGAAACCGGAAATAATATGTTGGTGGACGAAAGGTTAGGTATTTTGATCGCATCCCTATTGTCATCAGTTGTGGGCTTCCTGGTTCTGAAGTTTGCCTTGAAAGACTCAGAGCCTGAACCAACAAAAAATCAGTTTAAAGGGGCTTTAAAGCGCCAACCACCGGAAAAGCTTTTGCCTAATAATAATTAA
- the nhaR gene encoding transcriptional activator NhaR: MITHINYNHFYYFWVVSTEGSIANASKLLHLTPQTISAQIAMLEQRLDKKLFHREGRKLVLTDYGRLTKRYADDMFAIAEEWLETSKGNDLDYVRTIKVGISDALPKSLVSRWLAPIVSGERAVNLICIDGMQPDLLAQLAVHKLDIVLADIPADNNYYLKVYCHEIGKSEIGLFAINDWVDSFKKDFPACIREKKLLLPAKNSPMNRAIEYWLHERKLEVSIAGHVDDSALMKALGMQGFGIFPAPIAVQDEVEHQNNVTMIGKLDNVFQSYYLFTPERLVSDSIIDELVQQIRQE; this comes from the coding sequence ATGATTACTCACATTAACTATAACCATTTCTATTACTTTTGGGTGGTGAGCACTGAAGGAAGCATTGCCAACGCCAGTAAATTACTGCATCTGACGCCACAAACTATCAGTGCTCAAATAGCCATGTTGGAGCAAAGGCTGGACAAAAAGCTCTTTCATAGAGAAGGGCGAAAACTGGTGCTTACCGACTATGGCAGATTAACCAAGCGTTATGCCGATGACATGTTCGCTATTGCCGAAGAATGGCTGGAAACATCAAAAGGCAACGATCTGGATTATGTGCGTACTATCAAGGTCGGGATTTCCGATGCCTTGCCCAAATCGCTGGTGTCTCGGTGGTTGGCTCCTATCGTATCGGGTGAAAGGGCGGTGAATTTGATTTGCATTGATGGAATGCAGCCAGATTTATTAGCGCAACTCGCGGTGCATAAGCTGGATATCGTTCTGGCGGATATTCCCGCAGACAACAACTATTACCTGAAAGTGTATTGTCACGAAATTGGCAAGAGTGAAATCGGATTATTTGCCATTAATGACTGGGTTGATAGTTTCAAAAAGGATTTTCCGGCCTGTATCAGAGAGAAAAAGTTGCTATTACCAGCTAAAAACAGCCCGATGAATCGAGCCATTGAATATTGGTTGCATGAAAGGAAACTGGAAGTGTCTATTGCTGGACATGTTGATGACAGTGCCTTGATGAAAGCACTGGGCATGCAAGGTTTTGGGATTTTTCCAGCGCCAATTGCCGTGCAGGATGAAGTGGAGCATCAAAACAATGTGACCATGATCGGTAAGCTGGATAATGTCTTTCAGTCTTATTACCTGTTTACTCCGGAGCGTTTGGTCAGCGATTCTATCATAGATGAGTTGGTGCAACAGATACGTCAAGAGTGA
- a CDS encoding sigma-54-dependent transcriptional regulator — MSQPHILVVDDRQEIRVSARFVLEDNGYQVSEAENPEVAKAFLKQDKPALMLLDMNFTRDTTSGEEGLAFLSWLEKEGYDIPTVVMTAWSNVSLAVEAMQRGAGDFLEKPWKNQRLLHIIQQQLTLNGLKRQNEQLKQRLEPVTESDFEWRSECMTRLYQQVERIAASDVPILLTGENGTGKTRMAQYIHKLSARSDNPFISVNMGGITETLFESEMFGHMKGAFTDAKNNRIGRFELAKQGTLFLDEIANIPLSQQMKLLRVLESGEYEVLGSSATQYADVRIISATNADIQSMIAQREFREDLFFRLNTMEFRMPSLRERQEDIVPLANFFIAQFSSKYQMDTVKLGLTAQHALRTYHWPGNIRELSHIMERALLLNAGEEVDAADLHIANTSLSGVATGGAAMSDENGVPVLPMMTLEDAEKQLIRQALDITEQNIPKAAELLGLTKSSLYRRLEKYADLQVQ; from the coding sequence ATGAGTCAGCCTCACATTCTCGTTGTTGATGATCGTCAGGAAATTCGGGTGAGTGCCCGATTTGTGCTGGAAGATAATGGATATCAAGTATCAGAAGCTGAGAATCCCGAAGTCGCTAAAGCATTCCTGAAACAGGATAAACCCGCTCTCATGTTGTTAGACATGAACTTTACGCGTGATACCACTTCTGGTGAAGAAGGGCTGGCCTTTTTGTCTTGGTTGGAAAAAGAAGGTTATGACATTCCTACCGTGGTGATGACAGCTTGGTCCAACGTGTCTTTAGCTGTTGAAGCCATGCAGCGCGGAGCAGGGGATTTTTTGGAAAAACCCTGGAAGAACCAACGTTTGCTGCACATTATCCAGCAACAGCTCACTCTTAATGGGCTGAAGCGTCAAAATGAACAACTAAAACAACGTTTGGAACCTGTAACTGAATCGGATTTCGAATGGCGCTCTGAGTGCATGACCAGACTATATCAACAGGTTGAACGTATTGCCGCATCCGACGTCCCCATTCTTCTAACTGGGGAAAATGGCACGGGCAAAACCCGTATGGCGCAGTATATTCATAAACTCTCTGCTCGCAGTGACAATCCTTTTATTTCCGTGAATATGGGCGGGATCACCGAAACCCTGTTTGAAAGTGAAATGTTTGGTCATATGAAAGGCGCTTTCACCGACGCCAAAAACAATCGTATTGGACGTTTTGAATTAGCCAAACAAGGCACCTTGTTTTTGGATGAAATTGCCAATATTCCTCTTTCTCAGCAGATGAAGTTACTTCGAGTATTGGAATCTGGGGAATATGAAGTATTGGGTTCCAGTGCGACTCAATATGCTGATGTGCGTATTATCAGTGCAACTAACGCAGACATTCAAAGCATGATCGCACAGAGGGAATTTCGCGAAGATTTATTTTTCCGCCTAAATACTATGGAATTCAGAATGCCTTCCTTGCGAGAAAGACAGGAAGATATTGTTCCTCTAGCTAACTTTTTTATTGCGCAATTTTCCAGTAAGTACCAAATGGATACAGTGAAGTTGGGGTTAACGGCGCAACATGCGCTACGCACCTATCATTGGCCGGGTAACATTCGTGAATTGAGTCATATTATGGAGCGTGCTTTGTTACTCAATGCGGGGGAAGAAGTGGATGCAGCGGATTTGCATATTGCCAATACTTCCTTAAGCGGAGTTGCTACAGGCGGTGCGGCTATGTCGGATGAGAATGGCGTTCCTGTCTTACCCATGATGACATTGGAAGATGCTGAGAAACAGCTGATCCGTCAGGCATTGGATATAACAGAACAGAATATACCCAAAGCGGCTGAATTATTGGGATTAACCAAATCTTCCTTATATCGAAGATTGGAGAAGTATGCAGATCTTCAAGTTCAATAG
- a CDS encoding sensor histidine kinase, which produces MQIFKFNSLKSYLITYLIVPSVAIAILGGFLLLSFGWSVQSVFISAVCWGLVAYFFSIRFYRNINTTFERALTHIDALRAEDYNQFSKPIFPQGIVGTFHRETKALSLYLQAMKSQYDQHAFLVYQLIDQLDIPVLVFNQDNKLSYANSAFSYLYHEPWQLYRLASPKLLNLKKTEEGWQFSQKGRKWQINHSEFIDAGENHQLLVFTNVESVMQETQSNAWQQMIRVIGHEVNNSLTPVASLAESLSERMDSERNKQALALISERCYHLQDFIQRYASVSKLPNLNLKAFHTQPLVSRLQGIFGDTQLTTDIRAETLLADESALEQVLINLIKNAVEADASEITLSIEELNTQFQIKVVDNGHGVANLDNLFVPLFTTKPDGQGIGLSFCSKIIKQHNGEIHLTNNATEGATVTISLPKNISEVKSSSVLESISD; this is translated from the coding sequence ATGCAGATCTTCAAGTTCAATAGTCTGAAGTCCTATCTCATAACCTATTTGATTGTACCCAGTGTTGCAATTGCCATTTTGGGTGGTTTTCTGTTATTGAGCTTTGGCTGGTCAGTACAGAGTGTGTTTATTTCAGCAGTGTGTTGGGGACTGGTTGCCTATTTTTTCAGCATCCGTTTTTATCGAAATATCAATACTACATTTGAACGTGCTTTAACCCATATTGATGCACTACGGGCAGAAGACTACAACCAGTTTTCAAAACCCATTTTTCCTCAAGGCATCGTGGGCACCTTTCATCGAGAAACCAAAGCATTGAGTTTGTATTTGCAAGCGATGAAATCGCAATATGATCAACATGCCTTTTTGGTATACCAGTTGATCGATCAACTGGATATTCCGGTATTGGTGTTTAATCAGGACAACAAGCTCAGCTATGCCAATAGTGCTTTTAGCTACCTGTATCACGAGCCTTGGCAACTGTATCGGCTTGCTTCTCCCAAGCTGCTAAATTTGAAGAAAACCGAAGAAGGCTGGCAGTTTAGTCAGAAAGGGAGAAAGTGGCAGATTAATCACAGTGAATTCATTGATGCCGGCGAGAACCATCAGTTGCTGGTGTTTACCAATGTGGAATCCGTGATGCAGGAAACCCAATCTAATGCTTGGCAGCAGATGATCCGTGTGATTGGTCATGAAGTTAATAACTCGTTGACTCCAGTCGCATCTCTGGCTGAAAGTTTGTCTGAACGTATGGATTCTGAGCGTAATAAGCAGGCATTGGCTTTGATATCGGAACGCTGTTATCACTTGCAGGATTTTATTCAGCGATATGCCTCGGTATCGAAGTTGCCTAATTTGAATCTCAAAGCATTTCATACTCAGCCTTTGGTGAGCCGCTTACAGGGGATATTTGGTGATACCCAATTAACAACCGACATTCGAGCAGAAACCTTGCTAGCGGACGAGTCAGCACTGGAACAAGTGCTCATTAACCTGATTAAAAACGCCGTTGAAGCTGATGCCAGTGAAATTACACTCAGTATTGAAGAACTGAATACTCAATTTCAGATTAAAGTTGTGGATAATGGTCACGGTGTGGCGAATCTGGATAATCTGTTTGTGCCATTATTTACCACCAAGCCTGATGGGCAAGGTATTGGGTTGAGTTTTTGCAGTAAGATCATTAAGCAACATAATGGCGAAATTCATCTGACCAATAACGCTACAGAGGGTGCCACAGTCACTATAAGCCTGCCTAAAAACATATCAGAAGTAAAAAGCAGTTCGGTTTTGGAATCAATATCGGACTAA
- a CDS encoding efflux RND transporter periplasmic adaptor subunit yields MDVIKTPQQNKYKLSKRYLLVSAASIVVLALFIWAKGIASTASIQRSDILIEKVMKGDLNVIINGYGTLRSDKQQLITSSSRATVKEIVLKPGAPVTADSVIVRMENPELTQEVESARMQLTQIQANLRQLKLSNKREMLSETMHLAEIKANWEKAKLNRAAKSKLNEKGIVSDINLQEAILEEQQLQEQLNILKEGIEQLTLVHEESVNIELEKVKQQEGLLETKQTRLNDLVVRAGIDGVLQSLSVEQGQSLDIGQEIALIGSTTDLVALIRVPQSQAQDVSIGQKVVISTRRDNIDGMVSRIDPIVEDNTVIIEVSLPDDLPSSVRPQLNVDATIIADTLANVTYIKRPAKVQPHSSVDLYRIDPEDRTADIQNIRFGRRAGDYMEIVAGAKANEQFIVSDLSNLKGTTSLDIKF; encoded by the coding sequence ATGGACGTCATCAAAACCCCACAGCAAAACAAATATAAATTAAGTAAAAGGTACTTGCTTGTCAGCGCAGCTTCTATTGTTGTACTTGCTTTGTTTATTTGGGCTAAAGGTATCGCGAGTACGGCTTCCATTCAGCGTAGCGATATTTTGATTGAGAAAGTCATGAAGGGTGATCTGAACGTTATCATCAATGGCTATGGCACTTTGCGTTCTGATAAGCAGCAGCTTATTACTTCATCTTCCCGTGCGACAGTGAAAGAAATTGTGTTAAAGCCCGGTGCTCCCGTAACTGCCGACAGCGTTATTGTACGCATGGAAAATCCTGAATTAACTCAGGAAGTCGAAAGTGCTCGTATGCAATTAACCCAAATTCAGGCGAATTTGCGTCAACTTAAGCTAAGCAACAAACGTGAAATGTTGTCAGAAACCATGCATTTGGCTGAGATTAAAGCCAACTGGGAAAAGGCCAAGCTGAATCGTGCAGCTAAATCCAAGTTAAATGAAAAAGGCATCGTTTCAGACATTAATTTACAAGAAGCGATTCTGGAAGAGCAGCAGCTTCAAGAGCAATTGAACATTTTGAAAGAAGGTATCGAGCAGTTGACTCTGGTTCATGAGGAGTCTGTCAATATTGAGCTGGAAAAAGTGAAGCAGCAAGAAGGCTTATTGGAAACCAAACAAACTCGATTGAATGATTTGGTGGTTCGCGCTGGTATTGATGGTGTTTTGCAAAGCTTGTCTGTAGAGCAGGGGCAAAGTCTGGATATAGGTCAGGAAATCGCGTTAATTGGCAGCACCACTGATTTGGTTGCGCTGATCCGTGTTCCACAAAGTCAGGCTCAAGATGTCAGTATTGGACAAAAAGTGGTGATCAGCACTCGTCGTGACAACATTGATGGCATGGTGTCTCGTATTGACCCTATTGTTGAAGATAATACCGTGATTATCGAAGTTTCATTGCCTGATGACTTACCTTCAAGTGTTCGTCCCCAGTTAAATGTTGATGCCACTATTATTGCCGATACCTTGGCGAATGTGACCTATATCAAGCGTCCTGCAAAGGTTCAGCCTCATTCCAGTGTTGATTTGTATCGCATTGATCCAGAGGATAGAACGGCTGATATTCAAAATATTCGCTTCGGTCGCCGTGCGGGTGATTATATGGAAATCGTCGCAGGAGCCAAAGCCAATGAACAGTTTATTGTCTCGGATTTGTCCAATTTGAAAGGTACAACATCCCTGGATATCAAATTTTAA
- a CDS encoding ABC transporter ATP-binding protein translates to MSSIKLEMNSIQKVFETEEVETYALKDINLSIKAGDYVSISGPSGCGKSTLLSIMGLLDTPSGGQYLIEGTDVTNLTLDQAAEIRNKKIGFIFQSFNLIDELSVLDNVALPLRYSDENLSEQTIYDRAVECLKLVDMGHRLKHKPNQLSGGQQQRVAIARALVANPAILLVDEPTGNLDSKSGDQVMAILDKLNQNGTTICMVTHDPRYADMARNQLKLLDGTILTAPETSATLKGKDASESAIPVGVNP, encoded by the coding sequence ATGAGCAGCATCAAACTAGAAATGAATTCCATCCAAAAAGTTTTTGAAACTGAAGAGGTGGAGACCTACGCACTGAAAGATATTAACCTGAGCATTAAAGCCGGTGATTATGTTTCTATTTCTGGGCCTTCTGGTTGCGGTAAGTCGACGCTGTTATCCATTATGGGTTTGTTGGACACGCCAAGCGGCGGTCAGTATTTGATTGAAGGTACTGATGTCACGAATCTGACCCTGGATCAAGCTGCTGAAATCAGAAATAAGAAAATTGGCTTTATCTTTCAATCTTTCAATCTGATTGATGAATTAAGCGTGTTGGATAATGTTGCTTTACCATTGAGATATAGCGATGAAAATCTCAGTGAGCAGACTATTTATGATCGTGCTGTGGAGTGTTTAAAGCTGGTGGATATGGGGCATCGCTTGAAGCATAAACCCAACCAGTTGTCAGGTGGACAACAACAGCGTGTTGCCATTGCTCGTGCGCTTGTTGCCAACCCCGCTATTTTGCTTGTGGACGAGCCAACCGGAAACCTGGATTCCAAAAGTGGTGATCAGGTTATGGCGATTCTGGACAAGTTGAATCAAAACGGCACGACGATATGTATGGTAACTCACGATCCACGCTATGCAGATATGGCTCGTAATCAATTAAAGCTTTTGGATGGCACGATTCTGACTGCCCCTGAAACGTCAGCAACATTAAAGGGAAAAGATGCGAGTGAATCTGCCATTCCCGTCGGAGTGAATCCATGA